Within the Cloacibacillus sp. genome, the region ACATTGCCTCGTGTGCCTGATTTCCCGTATGCAGCCGGCCCATCTGTTCAAGCTCCGCGTCGTCGAAGCTTTGGACGCCGATGCTGACGCGGGTGACGCGCCAGTCGCGCCATTCAAGCAGGTGCTCGGCGCGCAGAGAGTTCGGGTTTGCCTCCACCGTCACCTCCGCGTCGTCTTCAAAATCATAGAATTTGTCGATGATTTGGATGAGCCTGCGCCAATGCAGCGGCGAAAGCACCGTAGGAGTGCCGCCGCCTATGTAGCAGGTGGCAAGCCTCGGCCGCCGCGCCGTAGTTTGTGCGCGCAGCTCCGCTTCGCGTTCAAGCGCCGTAAGCCACAGCTCCCGCCCGCCCTCCTCTGGAACCGCGCTTTCAAAGGCGCAGTAATTGCATTTGCGGGTGCAGAAGGGCACATGTATGTATAAAGAGGAGAGTTCCCCCATGAGGGGCTATTTATCCTCTGCCTTCGTGACGTCCATGAAGGCGAGGAAGGCCTCCTGAGGTATCGCGACGCGTCCGACCTGCTTCATGCGCTTTTTGCCCTCTTTTTGCTTCTCTAGCAGCTTACGCTTTCTCGTGATGTCGCCGCCGTAGCATTTTGCAAGCACGTCCTTGCGCACCGCCTTGATGTTCATGCGCACGATAACCTTTTTGCCGACGGCCGCCTGCACCGGCACCTCAAAGAGCTGCCTGGGGATGAGCTCCTTCAGCTTGCCGACGACGGCGTGTCCTCTGTGATAGGCCTGGTCCGCGTGGCAGATGAACGAGAAGGCGTCCACCGGCTCGTCCTGGAGCAACAGGTCGACCTTCACGAGGTTCGCCGCGCGAAATCCGATATGGTCGTAGTCAAGCGATGCGTATCCGCGCGTGCATGATTTGAGCCTGTCGTGAAAGTCAAGTATAAATTCCGCAAGCGGCATGTCATAGGTGAGGCGCACGCGCTCCGGCGTTATGAAATGCATCTCTATGTAGGTGCCGCGCTTTTCCTGACAAAGCTGCATCGCGGCGCCGACGAAGCTCTCCGGCATAAATATAGAAAGTTTGATGTACGGCTCGCGGATCTCCTCCGTGCGCCCCTGGTCGGGGAAGTCTGAGGGCCTGTGCGCCTCGACTATTGAGCCGTCGGTGCAGACTATCTGGTAGACGACGTTCGGTGCTGTGGCCACTAGGTCCACGCCAAACTCCTTGTTCAGACGCTCCTTTGCTATCTCCATGTGGAGCAGCCCGAGGAAGCCGCAGCGGAAGCCAAATCCAAGCGCTACGGAATTTTCCGGCTCAAAGCTGATGGCCGAGTCGTTTATCTGAAGTTTTTCAAGAGCTTCGCGGAGCTGGTTTATATCCTCGCGCTCAACCGGGTAAAAGCCGCAGAAGACGACGGGCTTCACCTTTTTATATCCGGGCAGCGGGGCGCCGGCGGGGCGGGAGGACTCCGTTATGGTGTCTCCTACGCGCGCCTCTTCAATGCTCTTGATGCTTGCGCAGATAAAGCCGACCTCGCCGGGGCCGAGCTTTTCGACCGTGACCATGCCGGGCTTGAAGACTCCCACTTCGTCTATTTGGTAATCCTGCCCCGTCGCCATAAAGCGCACCTTTTTGCCCGCCTCTAGCGTGCCGTTTACAATGCGTACATAGCAGATGACGCCCTTGTAATTATCGTAGATGGAGTCAAAAATAAGCGCCTGAAGCGGAGCCTCCGAATCTCCAGACGGCGCGGGAATGTCGCGCACGATGCGCTCCAGAAGCTCCGGTACGCCTGCGCCTGTCTTTGCCGAAACATCAAGCGCGTCGTTTGCGTCGATGCCTATTATCTCCTCCAGCTCGCGCTTCACCTGCTCCGGATGCGCCGAAGGAAGATCCACCTTATTGAGCACCGGAACAAGTTCAAGGTCGAGGTCGGCCGCGAGGTAGCCGTTGGCCACAGTCTGCGCCTCAACGCCCTGCGACGCGTCTACTACCAGCACGGCTCCTTCGCACGCGGCAAGGGAACGCGAGACCTCGTATGAAAAATCGACGTGGCCCGGCGTGTCGATGAGGTTCAGAATATAATCTTTGCCGTCTGCGGCGCGGTAGTCCATGCGCACCGGCACGGACTTTATCGTGATGCCGCGCTCGCGCTCAATGTCCAGCGTGTCGAGCATCTGCGCCTTCATGTTCCTTTTTTCTATAGTCCCCGTGTCCTCAAGGAGCCTGTCCGAAAGAGTAGACTTTCCGTGGTCCACGTGGGCGATGATGCTGAAGTTTCGTATGTTTTCCAGTTTCATTTTATTTTCCTTCACTCCTTCATATCCATATTGTATTTTAGCTGATATGTCGCGTCTTCGGCAATGTATAATTTTAGGAATGTTGCGAGAGGCTTGCGCGGCGGCAATAATAGGTTGTGCCGCTGCGCTGTAAAATAGTTAAATAACGTTATCTTTTTGCGGAATATGTGATAATATCATACACGATAAGATGCAATTTATCGCAATCATTAGGAGGCGTATGCAGATGTCTACAACAACGATACATGTAAGAGTAAACGAAGAGGTAAAAGAGAGGGCGTCGAACTATGCCGACCGTGTAGGTATTCCGCTTTCTTCTTTGATCAACGCCTTTTTGGTGCGCTTTGCCGAGACAGGGCGGCTGCCGTTTGACATCGCAGTTCAGGAAAGCCCGAACGACCTCACGCGCGCGGCGGTCAGAGAACTGAACGACGGCGGCGGTTCCGTATATAAAGATACGGCGTCGATGTTCAAAGATTTGGGCGTAACCGTCACCAGATAAAAAATGAAAGAGCTGCGTATATCCGCACAGTTCAAACGGGACCTTAAGCTGGCGGAAAAACAGGGACGCAGGACCGGATCGTTGTTTGATTTAATAGAACTGCTCCGCTGCGGCAGTCCCGTGCCCGATTTATGCAGAGACCACGCGCTTACGGGGAACTGGAACGGCTACCGTGAACTGCACATTGCGCCGGACTGGCTGTTGATATACTCGGTGGCGGATGACGC harbors:
- the lepA gene encoding translation elongation factor 4; translated protein: MKLENIRNFSIIAHVDHGKSTLSDRLLEDTGTIEKRNMKAQMLDTLDIERERGITIKSVPVRMDYRAADGKDYILNLIDTPGHVDFSYEVSRSLAACEGAVLVVDASQGVEAQTVANGYLAADLDLELVPVLNKVDLPSAHPEQVKRELEEIIGIDANDALDVSAKTGAGVPELLERIVRDIPAPSGDSEAPLQALIFDSIYDNYKGVICYVRIVNGTLEAGKKVRFMATGQDYQIDEVGVFKPGMVTVEKLGPGEVGFICASIKSIEEARVGDTITESSRPAGAPLPGYKKVKPVVFCGFYPVEREDINQLREALEKLQINDSAISFEPENSVALGFGFRCGFLGLLHMEIAKERLNKEFGVDLVATAPNVVYQIVCTDGSIVEAHRPSDFPDQGRTEEIREPYIKLSIFMPESFVGAAMQLCQEKRGTYIEMHFITPERVRLTYDMPLAEFILDFHDRLKSCTRGYASLDYDHIGFRAANLVKVDLLLQDEPVDAFSFICHADQAYHRGHAVVGKLKELIPRQLFEVPVQAAVGKKVIVRMNIKAVRKDVLAKCYGGDITRKRKLLEKQKEGKKRMKQVGRVAIPQEAFLAFMDVTKAEDK
- a CDS encoding type II toxin-antitoxin system YafQ family toxin, with translation MKELRISAQFKRDLKLAEKQGRRTGSLFDLIELLRCGSPVPDLCRDHALTGNWNGYRELHIAPDWLLIYSVADDAVRLARAGTHAEIYRL
- a CDS encoding type II toxin-antitoxin system RelB/DinJ family antitoxin; translation: MSTTTIHVRVNEEVKERASNYADRVGIPLSSLINAFLVRFAETGRLPFDIAVQESPNDLTRAAVRELNDGGGSVYKDTASMFKDLGVTVTR